One Patescibacteria group bacterium genomic region harbors:
- a CDS encoding HAD-IA family hydrolase: protein MLGCILDFYGVVLDPKTQLPMAGIHEFLAELDKRAILCAIASSSDSTMIHDFLIDSGLAEFIHVIVGCDKVSAIKPNPECYVQAATLLQLKPEDCLVIDDTAEPLANAKQLGFNTVLFGDKIHTFAELLPD from the coding sequence ATGTTAGGCTGTATTTTAGACTTTTATGGGGTAGTGCTAGACCCAAAAACCCAGCTACCTATGGCTGGAATTCATGAATTTCTAGCTGAACTAGACAAAAGAGCCATACTTTGTGCCATCGCCTCCAGCTCGGATTCAACTATGATTCATGATTTCTTGATTGATTCTGGTTTGGCGGAATTTATCCATGTGATTGTTGGTTGTGACAAAGTTTCTGCCATTAAACCTAACCCGGAATGTTATGTCCAAGCGGCCACTCTCCTGCAGTTAAAACCAGAAGACTGTTTGGTAATAGATGATACCGCTGAACCACTGGCTAATGCCAAACAATTAGGTTTTAATACAGTTTTATTTGGTGATAAGATCCATACCTTTGCTGAATTACTGCCGGATTGA